Proteins encoded by one window of Serratia nevei:
- a CDS encoding efflux transporter outer membrane subunit: protein MRSPFNWRFTPLFAALLLAGCASTDNIAPQSTLMDPQSLQLAQPKVSSLAVSPQWWRALKDPQLDALMTQTLQSSPTLRQAAARVREAQSVVGEASAANGPNLDLNASTQRQRVPQNVNMGLGYPHKPIYESSNSLGLNLAYEFDWWGKYRNQVNAAKAQVNAARAEQEQAALTLTSSVASAYYQLQSNLALEKLLQQEVNNNERLTALRQQRYQAGLTGVDVPQQTQAQSDVAKQQILQLQSQIEQLRHQLAALAGQGPNAMQHLRQVPLPADNLMAPQGELTADLLGKRPDIAAQRQLVESYSQRVSAARKEFYPSLTISAFAGLMTTNTSGTSPNLFEAASQAWNVMPAISLPIFHAGALRSKLGEESALYDEAVESYNQTILNAVQETADAITIQQSSAQQQLQAASAAQSMQQVYQVANARYQAGIIGRDDLLTSQTQLLQQQQAELNASSNLLQAKIGLIRALGGGYQAPAAADSKA, encoded by the coding sequence ATGCGATCCCCATTTAACTGGAGATTCACCCCGCTGTTCGCCGCGTTGCTGCTGGCCGGGTGTGCTTCGACCGATAATATTGCCCCGCAATCCACGCTGATGGATCCGCAGAGCCTGCAGTTGGCTCAGCCGAAAGTCAGTTCGCTGGCCGTCAGCCCGCAGTGGTGGCGCGCCCTCAAGGATCCGCAGCTGGACGCCTTGATGACGCAGACGCTGCAAAGCTCGCCGACCCTGCGGCAGGCCGCCGCCCGCGTGCGCGAAGCGCAGAGCGTGGTGGGTGAAGCCAGCGCCGCCAACGGGCCGAACCTGGATCTGAACGCCAGCACCCAACGCCAGCGCGTGCCGCAAAACGTCAATATGGGGCTGGGGTATCCGCATAAGCCGATCTACGAAAGCTCCAATTCACTGGGGCTGAACCTGGCGTACGAGTTCGACTGGTGGGGCAAATACCGCAACCAGGTGAACGCCGCCAAGGCGCAGGTCAACGCCGCGCGCGCCGAGCAGGAACAGGCGGCGCTGACGCTGACCAGTTCGGTGGCGTCCGCCTACTATCAGCTGCAGAGCAATCTGGCGCTCGAGAAGCTGCTGCAGCAGGAAGTGAACAACAATGAGCGCCTGACCGCGCTGCGCCAACAGCGCTATCAGGCCGGCCTGACCGGCGTCGACGTGCCGCAACAAACCCAGGCACAGTCCGACGTCGCCAAGCAGCAGATCCTGCAGCTGCAATCGCAGATCGAGCAGCTCAGACACCAGCTCGCCGCGCTGGCGGGCCAGGGGCCAAACGCCATGCAGCACCTGCGTCAGGTGCCGCTGCCCGCAGACAACCTGATGGCGCCGCAGGGCGAGCTGACGGCGGATCTGCTGGGCAAACGCCCGGACATCGCCGCGCAACGCCAGCTGGTGGAGTCTTACAGCCAGCGCGTCAGCGCCGCGCGTAAAGAGTTTTACCCCAGCCTGACCATTTCAGCCTTCGCCGGCCTGATGACCACCAATACCAGTGGCACCAGCCCGAATCTGTTTGAAGCGGCCAGCCAGGCCTGGAACGTGATGCCGGCGATTTCGCTGCCGATCTTCCACGCCGGGGCGCTGCGCAGCAAGCTGGGCGAGGAATCCGCGCTGTATGACGAAGCGGTGGAATCCTACAACCAAACCATCCTGAATGCGGTACAGGAAACCGCCGACGCCATCACCATCCAGCAGAGCTCTGCGCAACAGCAGCTGCAGGCGGCGTCCGCGGCCCAGTCGATGCAACAGGTGTATCAGGTCGCCAACGCCCGTTACCAGGCAGGGATTATCGGGCGCGACGATCTGTTGACCAGCCAGACGCAGCTATTACAGCAGCAACAGGCGGAGTTGAATGCCAGCAGCAATTTACTGCAGGCGAAGATAGGACTGATCCGCGCGCTGGGCGGTGGCTATCAGGCCCCGGCCGCAGCGGATTCGAAAGCATAA
- the emrA gene encoding multidrug efflux MFS transporter periplasmic adaptor subunit EmrA: protein MSASAEIQNPQQPNGKKKQRKFWLLLLTVIFIVIGVAYLVYWFLVLRHHQETDDAYVSGNQVQIMAQVSGSVNSVNFDNTDYVKQGDVLLTLDPTDAEQAFERAKTGLANSVRQTHQLIINSKQYQANIALRKTDLSKAENDLKRRVVLGSVDAIGREELQHARDAVDSAKAALEVAVQQYNANQAMVLNTPLEQQPAIQQAAAQMRDAWLALQRTKVISPITGYVSRRSVQVGAQIAAGSPLMAVVPADHIWVDANFKETQIANMRIGQPATVVSDVYGDDVVYQGKVAGIDMGTGSAFSLLPAQNATGNWIKVVQRLPVRIELDAKQVADHPLRIGLSTLVTVDTANLDGRVLADVVRDKPLYQSDALALNLAPVNQLIADVIHANAG, encoded by the coding sequence ATGAGCGCAAGCGCGGAAATCCAAAACCCGCAGCAGCCGAACGGCAAAAAGAAGCAGCGTAAATTTTGGCTGCTGTTGCTGACGGTTATTTTCATTGTTATAGGGGTGGCTTACTTAGTGTATTGGTTCCTGGTGCTGCGTCATCACCAGGAAACCGACGACGCCTACGTCTCCGGCAACCAGGTGCAGATCATGGCCCAGGTGTCCGGCAGCGTGAACAGCGTCAATTTCGACAACACCGACTACGTCAAGCAGGGCGACGTGCTGCTGACGCTCGATCCGACCGATGCCGAGCAGGCGTTTGAACGCGCCAAGACCGGCCTGGCCAACAGCGTGCGTCAGACCCACCAGCTGATCATCAACAGCAAGCAGTATCAGGCCAACATCGCCCTGCGCAAGACCGATCTGAGCAAGGCCGAGAACGATCTGAAGCGCCGCGTGGTGCTGGGCAGCGTTGACGCCATCGGCCGCGAAGAGCTGCAACACGCTCGCGATGCGGTCGACAGTGCCAAGGCCGCGCTGGAAGTGGCGGTGCAGCAATACAACGCCAATCAGGCGATGGTGCTGAACACCCCGCTGGAACAGCAGCCGGCGATCCAACAGGCCGCCGCGCAGATGCGCGATGCCTGGCTGGCGCTGCAGCGTACCAAAGTGATCAGCCCGATCACCGGCTATGTCTCGCGCCGCAGCGTGCAGGTCGGCGCGCAGATCGCCGCCGGTTCGCCGCTGATGGCGGTGGTGCCGGCCGATCACATTTGGGTTGACGCCAACTTCAAGGAAACCCAGATCGCCAACATGCGCATCGGCCAGCCGGCGACGGTGGTCAGCGACGTCTACGGCGACGACGTGGTGTATCAGGGCAAAGTGGCCGGTATCGACATGGGCACCGGTAGCGCCTTCTCCCTGCTGCCGGCGCAAAACGCCACCGGCAACTGGATCAAGGTAGTGCAACGTCTGCCGGTACGTATTGAGCTCGACGCCAAGCAGGTGGCCGATCATCCGCTGCGCATCGGTCTTTCTACGCTGGTGACCGTCGACACCGCCAACCTGGACGGCCGCGTGCTGGCCGACGTGGTGCGCGACAAACCGCTGTATCAGAGCGACGCGCTGGCGTTGAATCTGGCGCCGGTTAACCAGCTGATCGCCGACGTGATCCATGCGAACGCCGGCTAA
- the emrB gene encoding multidrug efflux MFS transporter permease subunit EmrB — protein MPQKPLEGAQLAWMTVALAMATFMQVLDSTIANVAIPTISGNLGSSNSQGTWVITSFGVANAISIPITGWLAKRFGEVRLFLWSTALFALASWLCGISNSLGMLIFFRVIQGVVAGPLIPLSQSLLLNNYPPAKRAMALALWSMTVIVAPIFGPILGGYISDNYHWGWIFFINIPIGVFVIVAAMATLKGRETKTEIKPIDTVGLVLLIVGIGSLQIMLDQGKELDWFNSTEIITLTVVAVVALLFLVVWELTDDHPVVDLSLFKSRNFTIGCLCISLAYMLYFGAIVLLPQLLQEVYGYTATWAGLASAPVGLIPVLLSPIIGKFGNRLDMRRLVTFSFIMYAVCFYWRAYTFEPGMDFGASAWPQFVQGFAIACFFMPLTTITLSGLPPERMAAASSLSNFTRTLAGSIGTSITTTLWTQRESQHHSQLTEFVNPYNPQSQEMYRQLEQLGMSKQQASAYIANEITAQGLIISANEIFWLSAGVFLVLLVLVWVAKPPFSSGGGGGGGAH, from the coding sequence TTGCCACAGAAACCGCTTGAAGGCGCCCAGCTTGCCTGGATGACGGTCGCGCTCGCCATGGCGACCTTCATGCAGGTGCTGGACTCCACCATCGCCAACGTGGCGATCCCCACCATTTCCGGTAACCTCGGGTCTTCCAACTCGCAGGGCACCTGGGTGATCACCTCGTTTGGCGTGGCGAACGCCATCTCGATTCCGATCACCGGCTGGCTGGCGAAGCGCTTCGGCGAAGTGCGGCTGTTCCTCTGGTCCACCGCGCTGTTCGCCCTCGCCTCCTGGCTGTGCGGCATCTCCAACAGCCTCGGCATGCTGATCTTCTTCCGCGTGATCCAGGGCGTGGTGGCCGGGCCGTTGATCCCGCTGTCGCAGAGCCTGTTGCTGAACAACTATCCGCCCGCCAAGCGAGCGATGGCCCTGGCGCTTTGGTCGATGACCGTTATCGTCGCGCCGATCTTTGGGCCGATCCTCGGCGGCTACATCAGCGACAACTACCATTGGGGCTGGATCTTCTTCATCAACATCCCGATCGGCGTCTTCGTGATCGTGGCGGCGATGGCGACGTTGAAGGGGCGGGAAACCAAAACCGAGATCAAACCGATCGACACCGTCGGCCTGGTATTGCTGATCGTCGGCATCGGTTCACTGCAGATCATGCTCGATCAGGGCAAGGAGCTGGACTGGTTCAACTCGACCGAGATCATCACGCTCACCGTCGTCGCGGTGGTGGCACTGCTGTTCCTGGTGGTGTGGGAGCTGACGGACGACCATCCGGTGGTGGATCTGTCGCTGTTCAAGTCGCGCAACTTCACCATCGGCTGCCTGTGTATCAGCCTGGCCTACATGCTGTACTTCGGCGCCATCGTGCTGTTGCCGCAGCTGCTGCAAGAGGTGTACGGCTATACCGCCACCTGGGCGGGGCTGGCGTCGGCGCCGGTTGGGCTGATCCCGGTGCTGCTGTCGCCGATCATCGGCAAGTTCGGCAACCGGCTCGACATGCGCCGGCTGGTCACCTTCAGCTTCATCATGTATGCCGTGTGCTTCTACTGGCGCGCCTATACATTTGAACCGGGCATGGACTTCGGCGCTTCCGCCTGGCCGCAGTTTGTCCAGGGCTTCGCCATCGCCTGCTTCTTCATGCCGTTGACCACCATCACGCTGTCCGGCCTGCCGCCGGAACGCATGGCGGCGGCGTCGAGCCTGTCGAACTTCACGCGAACGCTGGCGGGGTCGATCGGTACCTCGATCACCACCACCCTGTGGACGCAGCGCGAATCGCAGCACCATTCGCAACTGACGGAGTTCGTCAACCCGTACAACCCGCAGTCGCAGGAGATGTACCGGCAGCTGGAGCAGCTCGGCATGAGCAAACAACAGGCGTCGGCGTATATCGCCAACGAGATCACCGCGCAGGGCCTGATCATCTCCGCCAACGAGATCTTCTGGCTGTCGGCCGGGGTATTCCTGGTGCTGCTGGTGCTGGTGTGGGTGGCGAAACCGCCGTTCAGCTCCGGCGGCGGTGGGGGCGGCGGCGCTCACTAA
- a CDS encoding tRNA/rRNA methyltransferase: MNDSFSGKNGKVKVMYVRSDDDNGDDRNKNKRPAGKGRPADGARSGRTGQDKARGGNDRRGADSRRSESDRPRRPARSEDRGGNESPWRTVSRAPNEEPAFDHGGISGKSFIDPEQLRRQRAEETRVYGENACQALFASRPEAIVRAWFVQSVTPRFREALRWMAANRKAYHVVDEEELAKASGTEHHGGVCFLIKKRQGLDAQTYLKSAPATDCVLALEEVGNPHNLGAIVRSCAHFGVNGVLLQDPALLESGAAVRTAEGGAEHIKAINADDFLSVLDTFRKAGYTIVTTSSHKGTALAQAKLPAKMVLVLGQERDGLSDSAWQQGDMNVSIGGTGKVESLNVSVATGILLADWWRQNQA; encoded by the coding sequence ATGAACGATTCATTTAGTGGCAAGAACGGTAAGGTCAAAGTGATGTACGTCCGCAGTGACGACGACAACGGCGACGACCGCAACAAGAATAAACGTCCGGCCGGCAAAGGCCGTCCGGCTGACGGTGCGCGCTCGGGCCGCACCGGTCAAGACAAGGCGCGCGGCGGCAACGATCGCCGCGGCGCCGACTCCCGCCGCAGTGAAAGCGATCGTCCTCGCCGTCCGGCGCGCTCTGAAGATCGCGGTGGCAACGAGTCGCCGTGGAGAACCGTTTCGCGCGCGCCGAATGAAGAGCCGGCGTTCGATCACGGCGGTATCAGCGGCAAAAGCTTTATCGATCCGGAACAGCTGCGCCGTCAGCGTGCGGAAGAAACCCGCGTTTACGGTGAAAACGCCTGTCAGGCGCTGTTCGCCAGCCGCCCGGAAGCGATCGTGCGCGCTTGGTTCGTGCAGTCGGTCACCCCGCGTTTCCGCGAAGCGCTGCGCTGGATGGCGGCTAACCGCAAGGCTTACCACGTGGTGGATGAGGAAGAGCTGGCCAAGGCTTCCGGCACCGAGCACCACGGCGGCGTCTGCTTCCTGATCAAAAAGCGTCAGGGCCTGGATGCGCAGACCTACCTGAAAAGCGCACCGGCGACCGACTGCGTGCTGGCGCTGGAAGAAGTGGGTAACCCGCATAACCTGGGCGCTATCGTCCGTTCTTGCGCTCACTTCGGCGTCAACGGCGTGCTGCTGCAGGATCCGGCGCTGCTGGAATCCGGCGCGGCGGTGCGTACCGCAGAAGGCGGCGCGGAGCACATCAAGGCGATCAACGCCGACGATTTCCTGTCGGTGCTGGACACCTTCCGCAAGGCGGGTTACACCATCGTTACCACCTCCAGCCACAAAGGCACCGCGCTGGCGCAGGCCAAGCTGCCGGCCAAGATGGTGCTGGTGCTGGGCCAGGAACGTGACGGTCTGAGCGACAGCGCCTGGCAGCAGGGCGACATGAACGTGTCTATCGGCGGCACCGGCAAGGTGGAAAGCCTGAACGTTTCCGTAGCGACCGGCATTCTGCTGGCGGACTGGTGGCGTCAGAATCAGGCGTAA
- the trxC gene encoding thioredoxin TrxC yields the protein MNTVCAACNATNRVPEERLADNAKCGRCGHELFDGEVINATAATLDQLLQDDLPVVVDFWAPWCGPCRSFAPIFEDVAEERAGKVRFVKVNTEAEPELSARFRIRSIPTIMVFRQGKMVDMLNGAMPKAPFDNWLNELV from the coding sequence ATGAATACAGTTTGTGCAGCTTGCAATGCCACCAACCGCGTGCCGGAAGAACGTCTGGCGGACAACGCGAAATGCGGCCGCTGCGGCCATGAGCTCTTCGACGGTGAAGTGATCAACGCCACCGCCGCCACGCTGGACCAGCTGCTGCAGGACGATCTGCCGGTCGTGGTCGATTTCTGGGCGCCATGGTGCGGCCCGTGCCGCAGCTTTGCGCCGATCTTTGAAGACGTGGCCGAAGAGCGCGCCGGCAAAGTGCGCTTCGTGAAAGTGAACACCGAAGCCGAGCCGGAACTGAGCGCCCGTTTCCGCATCCGCAGCATCCCGACCATCATGGTGTTCCGTCAGGGCAAGATGGTCGACATGCTCAACGGCGCGATGCCAAAAGCGCCGTTTGACAACTGGCTCAACGAGTTAGTGTGA
- a CDS encoding tRNA-uridine aminocarboxypropyltransferase yields MTDNAVLRLRQFRLDRATRPFLARGCRVARCQGCLLPHKNCLCDTIRPQQAGSRFCLLMFGAEPLKPSNTGRLIADILPDTQAFLWSRTEVDPALLAAINDPARQPYVVFPASYADAERPVFSELPAGGKPPLFIMLDGTWAEARKMFRKSPYLNQFPVFSLNVDAASDYQLREASRAEQHCTAEVAAALLQQAGDLPAADGLNQHFRYFRQQYLAGKPTRPEAPVTAM; encoded by the coding sequence ATGACCGACAACGCCGTACTTCGCCTGCGCCAATTCCGTTTAGACCGCGCCACCCGCCCTTTTCTGGCGCGCGGTTGCCGGGTGGCGCGTTGTCAGGGTTGCCTGCTGCCGCATAAAAACTGCCTATGCGACACCATTCGCCCGCAGCAGGCCGGCAGCCGTTTCTGCCTGCTCATGTTCGGCGCCGAGCCGCTCAAGCCCAGCAACACCGGCCGCCTGATCGCCGATATCCTGCCGGACACCCAGGCGTTCCTCTGGTCGCGCACCGAAGTCGATCCGGCCCTGCTGGCGGCCATCAACGATCCGGCGCGGCAGCCTTATGTGGTGTTCCCCGCTTCCTACGCCGACGCCGAACGGCCGGTGTTCAGCGAGCTGCCCGCCGGTGGCAAACCGCCGCTGTTCATCATGCTGGACGGCACCTGGGCGGAAGCGCGCAAAATGTTCCGTAAAAGCCCATACCTCAATCAATTCCCGGTGTTTTCCCTCAACGTCGACGCGGCATCGGACTACCAGCTGCGCGAAGCCAGCCGCGCCGAGCAACACTGCACGGCGGAAGTGGCCGCCGCCCTGCTGCAACAGGCGGGCGATCTGCCGGCCGCCGACGGATTGAATCAGCATTTCCGCTATTTCCGTCAACAATATCTGGCGGGAAAACCGACCCGGCCGGAGGCACCGGTCACAGCAATGTAG
- a CDS encoding bifunctional acetate--CoA ligase family protein/GNAT family N-acetyltransferase: protein MSQRGLEALLRPKSIAVLGASQQPGRAGNLMMSNLLAGGFGGPILPVTPRYKAVCGVMAYPDVASLPLTPDLAIICTHAKRNLALIEALGQRGCKTAIVLSSPPEQFAELKACAQRYAMRLLGPNSLGLLAPWQGINASFSPVPIQKGKLAFISQSAAVANTILDWAQQREVGFSYFIALGDSLDIDVDDLLDFLARDSKTSAILLYLENISDARRFLSASRSASRNKPILVIKSGRSQQAQLLLNSQLGLDAAYDAAIQRAGLLRVQDTHELFSAVETLSHMHPLRGERLMIVSNGAAPAAMALDELLGRNGKLATLSDESLATLSDALPDFIRAGNPLDLRDDATPQRFLAAIEALLDSHDYDALLLIHAPSAAAPGTATAQRLIEALHRHPRGKRITLLTNWCGEYSSQEARRLFTEAAIPTYRTPEGAVTAFMHMVEYRRNQKQLKETPALPVGLTANTADAHRLIHQALAEGATQLDTHEVQSILQAYDLSTLPTWIAEDSAEAVHIAEQIGYPVALKLRSPDIPHKSEVQGVMLYLRTATEVQRAAEAILDRVKRTYPQARIHGLLVQSMANRAGAQELRIAVEQDAIFGPLIMLGEGGVEWRQENQVAVALPPLNMALARYLVLQAVKGGKIRGRSALRPLDIPGLSRLLVQVSNLILDCPEIARLDIHPVLASGSEFTLLDVSMQLAPFSGDPQARLAIRPYPQELEETIALKDGSQCLFRPILPEDEPALKHFIDRVTKEDLYYRYFSEINEFTHDDLANMTQIDYDREMAFVAVRADEIIGVTRALSDPDNTDAEFAVLVRSDLKGVGLGRQLLEKMIAYARAHGLTRLSGITMPNNRGMIALAQRLGFGIEVQLEDGIVNLTLPLQAADAQ, encoded by the coding sequence ATGAGCCAGCGAGGGTTAGAAGCGCTACTACGTCCCAAATCGATCGCCGTGCTGGGCGCTTCGCAGCAGCCCGGCCGCGCCGGCAACCTGATGATGAGCAACCTGCTGGCCGGCGGTTTCGGCGGGCCCATCTTGCCGGTCACGCCGCGCTACAAGGCGGTCTGCGGCGTGATGGCCTACCCCGACGTCGCCAGCCTGCCGCTGACGCCGGATCTGGCGATCATCTGCACCCACGCCAAACGCAATCTGGCGCTGATTGAAGCGCTGGGCCAACGCGGCTGTAAAACCGCCATCGTACTCTCTTCGCCGCCGGAACAGTTTGCCGAGCTGAAGGCCTGCGCGCAGCGCTACGCCATGCGGCTATTGGGCCCCAACAGCCTGGGGCTGCTGGCGCCGTGGCAGGGCATCAACGCCAGCTTCTCGCCGGTGCCGATCCAAAAGGGCAAGCTGGCGTTTATCTCGCAGTCCGCCGCCGTGGCCAACACCATTCTCGACTGGGCGCAGCAGCGTGAAGTCGGCTTCTCTTACTTTATCGCACTGGGCGACAGCCTGGACATCGACGTCGACGACCTGCTCGACTTTTTGGCGCGCGACAGCAAGACCAGCGCCATTCTGCTGTATCTGGAAAACATCAGCGATGCGCGGCGCTTTCTCTCCGCCTCGCGCAGCGCCTCGCGCAACAAGCCCATTCTGGTGATCAAAAGCGGCCGCAGCCAACAGGCGCAGCTGTTGCTCAACAGCCAGCTGGGGCTGGACGCCGCCTATGACGCCGCCATCCAGCGCGCCGGCCTGCTGCGCGTGCAGGATACCCATGAGCTGTTCTCGGCGGTGGAAACCCTCAGCCATATGCATCCGCTGCGCGGCGAGCGGCTGATGATCGTCAGCAACGGGGCGGCGCCGGCGGCGATGGCACTGGACGAACTGCTCGGACGCAACGGCAAGTTGGCCACGCTGAGCGATGAGAGCCTGGCGACATTGAGCGACGCGCTGCCGGATTTCATCCGCGCCGGCAATCCGCTCGACCTGCGCGATGATGCCACGCCGCAGCGCTTCCTGGCGGCAATCGAAGCGCTGCTCGACAGCCACGACTATGACGCGCTGCTGTTAATCCACGCGCCGAGCGCGGCGGCGCCGGGCACCGCCACGGCGCAGCGGCTGATCGAGGCGCTGCACCGCCATCCGCGCGGCAAACGCATCACGCTGCTGACCAACTGGTGCGGCGAATACTCTTCGCAAGAGGCGCGCCGATTATTTACCGAGGCCGCCATTCCCACCTACCGCACGCCGGAAGGCGCGGTGACCGCCTTTATGCATATGGTGGAATATCGCCGCAACCAGAAGCAGTTGAAAGAGACGCCGGCGCTGCCGGTCGGCCTCACCGCCAACACCGCCGACGCCCACCGCCTTATCCATCAGGCGCTGGCCGAAGGCGCCACCCAGTTGGATACCCACGAGGTGCAATCCATCCTGCAGGCCTACGATCTGAGCACCCTGCCGACCTGGATTGCCGAGGACAGCGCCGAAGCGGTGCACATTGCCGAACAGATCGGCTACCCGGTGGCGCTGAAGCTGCGTTCGCCGGATATCCCGCATAAATCGGAAGTTCAGGGCGTCATGCTCTACCTGCGCACCGCGACCGAAGTGCAGCGCGCGGCGGAGGCGATCCTCGACCGCGTGAAGCGCACCTACCCCCAGGCGCGTATCCATGGCCTGCTGGTACAGAGCATGGCCAACCGCGCCGGTGCCCAGGAGCTGCGCATCGCGGTAGAGCAGGATGCGATTTTCGGCCCGCTGATTATGCTGGGCGAAGGCGGCGTAGAGTGGCGCCAGGAAAATCAGGTGGCGGTCGCGCTGCCGCCGCTGAACATGGCGCTGGCGCGTTATCTGGTGCTGCAGGCGGTGAAAGGCGGCAAGATCCGCGGGCGCAGCGCGCTGCGGCCTTTGGATATCCCTGGGCTGAGCCGCCTGCTGGTGCAGGTCTCCAACCTGATCCTCGACTGCCCGGAGATCGCCCGGTTGGATATTCACCCGGTGCTGGCCTCCGGCAGCGAGTTCACCCTGCTGGACGTTTCGATGCAACTCGCGCCGTTCAGCGGCGATCCGCAGGCGCGGCTGGCGATCCGCCCTTATCCGCAGGAGCTGGAAGAGACCATCGCGCTGAAAGACGGCAGCCAATGCCTGTTCCGCCCAATCCTGCCGGAAGACGAGCCGGCGCTGAAGCATTTCATCGATAGAGTGACCAAGGAAGATCTCTATTATCGCTACTTCAGCGAGATCAACGAGTTTACCCATGACGATTTGGCCAACATGACGCAGATCGACTACGATCGAGAAATGGCCTTTGTAGCGGTGCGCGCAGACGAGATCATCGGCGTGACCCGCGCGCTGTCCGATCCGGACAACACCGACGCCGAATTCGCCGTGCTGGTGCGTTCCGATCTGAAAGGCGTGGGCCTGGGCCGTCAGCTGCTGGAGAAAATGATCGCCTATGCGCGCGCTCATGGCCTGACTCGCCTGAGCGGCATCACCATGCCGAATAACCGCGGCATGATCGCACTGGCGCAGCGGCTGGGCTTTGGCATCGAGGTGCAGCTTGAGGACGGCATCGTCAATCTGACGCTGCCGCTGCAGGCCGCCGACGCGCAGTGA
- the pssA gene encoding CDP-diacylglycerol--serine O-phosphatidyltransferase: MLSKFKRSKHQQHLAQLPKLPQTVADVRTLYAPSDFRTTLLDAIANATQRIYLVALYLEHDDAGREILNALYQAKQQRPELEICVLVDWHRAQRGRIGAAAANTNADWYCAMASQHPEQSVPIYGVPVNTREALGVLHLKGFVVDDTVIYSGASINDVYLHQHEKYRYDRYQLITNEALADTLIDYIKQHLLTAGAVQRLDRSDRPKSPEIKNETRLFRFALRRAGYHFRGKAGNDELAVTPLVGLGKQSVLNKTIHHLMSCADQKLTLCTPYFNLPALLVRNIIYLLRQGKQVEIIVGDKTANDFYIPEDQPFKIIGALPYLYEINLRRFLSRLQRYVDTGQLIVRLWKDGDNSYHLKGMWVDEEWQLVTGNNLNPRAWRLDLENAILIHDPKQEMREQRQKELECIRTHTTVVGHYQELQSIQQYPIKVRKLIRRLRRIRIDRLISRIL; the protein is encoded by the coding sequence ATGTTGTCAAAATTTAAACGTAGCAAACATCAACAACACCTTGCACAACTGCCCAAACTCCCCCAGACGGTTGCTGATGTTCGTACGCTGTACGCGCCGTCCGACTTTCGCACCACGCTGCTGGACGCCATCGCCAACGCCACCCAACGTATCTATCTGGTGGCCCTGTATCTGGAGCATGACGACGCCGGGCGCGAGATCCTCAACGCGCTGTATCAAGCCAAGCAGCAGCGGCCCGAGCTGGAAATCTGCGTGCTGGTCGACTGGCACCGCGCACAGCGCGGGCGCATCGGCGCCGCCGCCGCCAATACCAACGCCGACTGGTACTGCGCCATGGCCAGCCAACATCCAGAGCAATCGGTGCCTATCTACGGCGTGCCGGTCAATACCCGCGAAGCGCTGGGCGTACTGCACCTGAAGGGCTTCGTGGTCGACGATACCGTGATCTACAGCGGCGCCAGCATCAATGACGTCTATCTGCATCAGCATGAGAAATACCGTTACGATCGCTACCAGCTGATTACCAACGAGGCGTTGGCCGATACCCTGATCGATTACATCAAGCAGCATCTGCTCACCGCCGGCGCCGTACAGCGCCTCGATCGCAGCGATCGGCCGAAAAGCCCGGAGATCAAAAACGAGACCCGTCTGTTCCGTTTCGCCCTGCGCCGCGCCGGTTACCACTTCCGCGGTAAAGCCGGTAACGATGAGCTGGCGGTGACGCCGCTGGTTGGGCTTGGCAAGCAAAGCGTGCTGAATAAAACCATTCATCACCTGATGTCGTGCGCCGACCAGAAACTGACGCTGTGTACCCCCTATTTCAACCTGCCGGCGCTGCTGGTGCGCAACATCATTTATCTGCTGCGCCAGGGCAAACAGGTGGAGATCATCGTCGGCGACAAAACCGCCAACGACTTCTATATTCCGGAAGACCAGCCGTTCAAAATCATCGGCGCGCTGCCCTACCTGTACGAGATCAACCTGCGCCGCTTCCTGAGCCGCTTGCAGCGTTACGTCGACACCGGTCAGCTGATCGTGCGCCTGTGGAAAGATGGCGATAACAGTTATCACCTGAAAGGCATGTGGGTAGACGAAGAGTGGCAGCTGGTCACCGGCAATAACCTCAACCCGCGCGCCTGGCGGCTGGATCTGGAAAACGCCATTCTGATCCACGATCCCAAGCAGGAAATGCGCGAACAGCGGCAAAAAGAGCTGGAATGCATCCGCACCCACACCACCGTGGTCGGCCATTATCAGGAGCTGCAAAGCATTCAGCAGTACCCGATCAAGGTGCGCAAGCTGATTCGCCGTCTGCGGCGCATCCGCATCGATCGGCTGATTAGCCGTATCCTGTAA